Genomic DNA from Theropithecus gelada isolate Dixy chromosome 1, Tgel_1.0, whole genome shotgun sequence:
GGGCTGTAATATTCATGTATCAACTCACAACCACACTTACTATAGAAGCCTAAGTTCAACAGAAATTCCCACCCACCCATGCATCGTCACAAAAGCCCATACCAACTTCCAAGCAGATCTGCCCACGCTCACAGAAGCCcacacaggaacacacacacCAACCCACACGAGGGTGAGCACACGgattctctcacacacacacaccttgttCTTTCAAGCTCTCAGCTGGGGCAGCCGGAGGGGCACCGCTCAGCCAGCCTGCGCTCCCTGGCCCTTCCTCGCCTCCACATGGGCACCACCCAGTCTCTCTGGCTGACAGGAAGTCCCCAGCACACTCCCTGCCCCCCCCAGTAACTGTGAGGACAGGGGCCTTCCTAGGCTGCCAATTTAGCCTCCAGTCAGGCACGCTGGGGACTGGTGGGACCTCCCGGAGCTGCCTAGGGGGGCCTGGGGATGCCAGCCTACAGCAGTCATACTGCCCACATTACTGCCAACAGCCCACATGGGCAAGGGACAAAGACTTCCAGCCCACCAGCACCGCCCCCTACTCCACCCCAACTTCAGGCCGTGCCTCCATTTCTCTGGCTCAAGAAAGCCCTTACCAAGAGGCCCAGGCTCTGTGGGCTCCGCCTCCGCATTTCCTGGTTCTGGTGTCGAGACAGAGGTAGGCAGACATCATTGGGAGGGGTATCTTCAGGGCAAGGGGAGTCACCTCTCCCAGCCCTGGCAGACCCCCACTCCCAGGGTGGACAGAGTggggaagggtgaggcaggagctggggcaggggtgggagcagGGTCTGGCGCCTACCTGGGGTTGGGGCTGGGATGACTTCCTGTTGGACTTGCTGCTGGGACTGGAACTGGAACTGTTCCTCGGAGGGCCGAGGAGTCACCTCTGCAGCCAGGGGAGGATAAGGGGGTCTGCTCCCTCTACCCCTCCCAGGGgctctccccaccccagctgccCGCCTACCCCCAGCCTGTTACCTTGATAATCATAGTAGTCTGGGCTGTCTGCAAACAAAGATGAAAGTGGAATTGGTGGGAGTCAGGCtactcccccagccccaggggcAAACAAGGTCCCCGCTGAGCCAGGGACCAACCCCCAGAGTTCCCATCAGCCTGTCCAGTGCGGTCCCTGGCTGAGCCATGCACATCTGAGCAGCCAGGCCTCCGTGACCcggcagggctgggggtggaagGCCCTTACCGATCTGGTCGCTATAGTGGGTGTACTGGACGTGGTCAGGGAACGGCGGCAGCGGGTCCAGGTCGTACTGCCCCTGAGCCAGCAAGCCTGCTGTGGGGAGGCAAAGCATGTGGGATACCCCACGGGGAGGGGCAATGGGGGCCTCAGGCGCTTCTGGGGAGGTGAGGCGGGGGTCACAAGGGCAGGTCTGTAAGAACCTAGGACCCTACAAGCAGATTCCTAGAGGATCCAGACTCTTCTTCGATGGTAAAGACGCTTCCCCACCCTGGTCGTGGTCACCTCCCTGACCTCATCCTGCCCCTTCCTGTTGCTGGCCTCCTGGCTGTTCCTGGGACTCCACATGCTCCTGCCTCcctcagagcctttgcacctGATGCTCCCTGGGCCTGTGAGGCCTGCTCAGCTGCTTCAGGTCTTCCCTGGAATTTCAGACTCATGAGAGGCCGCCCCAACCCCAGCCCACCGGCCCTCCTGCTGATTTCCGTCCGGCACTCAGCACATGCTGGCGTTTCTCACATCTGCTTGTTTCCTGTTTGTCCTCCTTCCCTGGACTGGCCGCATGATGAGGAGCAACGATATGTCTGCCTGGTTCATCGCTGAATCCCCAGGGCCTAGCCCAGCACTTGGCACGTTGTAGGGACTCAACACATCacagctgaatgaatgaatcttggCCCTGCTAGGACTTTTGTGGTCCTCATTGATTCTCCTCATTTGGCCAGTACGGACCCCCCCAAGGTCGAGACTGTATAGAGCTGAAGGGCCCTGAATGGATCTAGAACCCAAGCGTCCGGACTCCCTGCCTTGGGTGCCCCTGCACCTCCACCTGCACATCGGCTCCCAGAGGGGCGTTGTGCCTTGTGCCACGGAGTCCTTGTGCCTGGGACGTGCCCTCCAGAGCCCTGCCTGCCTGCTGCTGTggagggctgggggaagggcCGGGAGCTGCCTCCAGATGCTGCCAGTGTTGGCCAGTCCAGTCTGTGGTCCAAGCAGGCAGGAGGCCCTGGGAGCTGGGGAGCTGAGTTCTGGCCATAAGTCATGACACAGGCTCACTGCTAATCCCCCCTACTAACcctactccccacccccacataaGGGGAGCTACCCTCTGCCCCAGGAGCCACTTACCAGGCAGGAATAGCAGGAAGAGGTAGGCAGCTCTCATGGCAACGAAGAGGCAGGCCGGAGTGGTGTCAGAGAGGACAGCTGGGGAAAGACCGGTGGGAGCTCTACCCAGGGCCACACCCAGGACAGCAGAGCCCACCTTTGATCCCCTGATTTCACCCTGGAGAAAGTGGCACCcagaagccaggcatgggagggcTGGAGTGGAGGGACATCCCAGTCCCTGCTGGCCTGCCCAGGTGTTCAGGTCACAAGGAATAAGGCCTCCAACCCAGCTCCAGGGCTGATCCTGACAAGCACACCCCGTGTCATGTGTGTACTAGACACAGTCAGGGAAGGGTGGACCCTGCCCTGCTCACTAAGGGGACATTCCTAACGTGCTCCCAGCCCGGGCCATTCTGTCCTCACCCACACCCATGCTCAGCCCTCTGGCCCAGTGCCTCCCCGGGTGTCCAAGGCACTGACTGCATGAATCGCTGAACCAGGCCCATCCTTGGGACCCCAGCTGTGGCCAACCGGCATCACCGCCTGGACTGAGCAGCTTCTGCCAAGCCCACCACCTGCTCCCAATTAGCCCCTGGGCCCTGAGCATCCTGCTCAGCAGAAAACCACATACACATGGGCCTGCCGGGCCCCCACAGCGGCCAGGCCGGGCAGGGCTCCCAGCGCCCAGAAGACTCCTCTCCTGCCAGGCCTCCAGGCCTCGCAAGACCTGGCTGTGTTCATCACAGGCTCACGAGACCTGGGCTATTTGCAGCAGCAGGAAACACTAGAGTGAAGTCTGAGGGGACTCCTCTGGATTCCAGAACGGCAGCACTGAAGGGACCGTGACATCACCCGGCCTGGGGGTTCCGCACCCCCTGACATTGTAGGCAAGTATGTATGTCATTTGGAAGGAGAGGGCACCGGGTCATGGCTTTCATTAGGATCCTGACATTCAAGAGCCCAGCCTCCAGTCCTGGCCACTCGGTGGGACTTGGGGAAGCCTCCGGTTCCCCACATCCAGCCCCAGCTCCGTGGAGGGCCACCTCAGGTCCGTCAGCCTTCTGTAGGGAGGGCTGCGAGGGTGGGGTCCATTCTCCAGGAGGGCCCCTCCCGGCTGCAACCCAGGAAGTCTTTCCAGAAAGCCAGCTGGAAACCCCAACTTTGCTCTATTTTCCCCACTGGGAAtccagggggaggggagggaaaggggagaaagCATGGggtctttccctccttcctctgaatcctgaggcctccctgacCCCCGGCCCTCTCATGCGTTTTGGGCACCTCACTGAGGTGGAGTGGGAGCGGGGAGAGGAGGCTCAGGACCAAGCTGCCCCAGAGGTGAGGGATAGCTGACTCCCCACACCCCATTCTGAAGACCCTTGACCTCCTCATGGAAGGGGGATGAAAAGACCCCAGAGCCTTCGTCGCCCCTCTCCCCACCGTCGCCCCCCTCCCCACCGTCGCCCCTCTTCCCATCGTCGCCCCTCTCCCCATCGTCGTCCCTCTCCCCATCGTTGTCCCTCTCCCCATCGGTCAGGCCGGTTGGAGCCCCCGCTGCTCAGCAGAAGGCGCTGAATTGGGGCATGAGGGGCTGCAAGGTGTTGGGGGATGCCTGTTGGTCCCCTCCGTGGAGTCTTCTTCCCTACGACTGGCCCCCAAACCCAGGCTTATTGGGGGAGGGAGGCCCACGGGCTAGCGGGTAGACAGGAAAGAGGGAAGTCAGTGTGGAGTTCATGGGCTCCTCCCAGGGGACCACATCTCCAAGCACTTCTAGACCAAGGGGTTTGGGGGCGTGCGGGAGGCCAGGACCTGCCCGGGaggctgccccacccccacctctggcCTCTTCCACAGCTGCGGCCTCCCCCAACCCCGACTCCCCTGCGTCCTGGGAGGAGGGGGACAGGGGGCCCCGACGCTGGCTCAGACCTCAGACGGAGGGCTCTGCCCGCTCCAGAGCCAAGCTAGGGGGGGAGGGGTCCCAGCGGGGGGAACCCAGATGCTGCAGCGCCGCACAGCTGGGAACAGTCAGCCGCGGAAACTTGTTCCGCGCGCCCTCGTGTTCCCGTCTCTgatctctctttgtctctctgcgTCTCTGTCTCGGCCATTCCCACCGgggccccccaccccacccgccACATTCCAACCTCCCCGGGAGAACAAAAGATGTCCCATCCCCCGACGCCCTCACCTCTGGCTCCCCCCAAACTCGGGCTCCCCGCCCTTCCCAATTCACGTTTTGTCTGCAGAGCAACCCCAAACTTTCCAGGTGCCCCCCTGGCGTCCGCTCTGAAGGCGCTGGGTTCAGGACCTCCGCGGTCGCCCCAGGATCAGGGACCCGGAGAGCCTGGCACCCCCGTCCCCGCGCCGGGGGACCCGCCGACGCCCCTGACCGCCCCCCGGGGCCCCCGAGCGCCAGGCCCGCGCCTACCTGTCCGGGTCACTCCGCCGCCCGCTCCGAGTCCGCCAGCCGGAGCCGCCCCTTGGCCCGCTCCGAGTCCCCCTCCGGGCCCCCGACGGGGCTGGCGCCCGCCCTCCAGCCCCAGAGCCTCTGGGTCCTAACGCGAGCGGCCCGCACAGGCCGCCACGCCGTGCCCTCGGGGTTCCATCTCCTCGGGGGTGTCCCGGGGGAGAGGCGCCTGGAGGCGTCCTCACGTCCGTGCAAAACTTCCTCCTCCTCACAGCTACTCCTCACTCGACGTCGACGGGGTGAGGGGGGTGAGGTGGGTGAGGTGGGTGAGGTGAGCAAGGGTGGGTGTGTAGCCCATTTCACAGGGGAGAAAACCAAGCTTCCCAAAGTGACTCACCATAGGCCCCTCAGCCAGAAAGTAAGCCTCGCTCGCATTCTGCCTTCTCCCAGCTTACAGGAcaccctcctgccttggttttCCTTCTGCCTCTCCAGCTGAGCCTGCTGCCTCTCCCAGGCCCGCACCATCTCCTCCTACACTGCTGAGCTCTGGGCCATGGCTGGCTTCCACAACCAGccgttctttctttccttttctagagacaaggtcttgctgtgttgcccatgctcatctcgaacttctggcctctaaATTTTGGCCTCAAGAGttcctcctgtctcatcctcctgggttgctgggattacaggcaagattCCCTGACCCAGGTCATAACCAGCACTTTTTTCAGCCCTGACCCTATCTATGTGTCCCACAAATGTCCCCAAGGTGCATCAACTTCAACGAGCATCCAAGTCCAAATTCACAACCTCCTAACTCTCCCCAAGACCTGGCCTTCAAGACCTGGCCTTCCAGGGTTCCCAGTACTCCATTGGCCTCCCAGCCTTCCATTACCCAGGCTTCCTCCCCTACCCTTAGCCCTGCATCTAATCCAGTACCCACCTGTGAATGCTACTAAAAATTTCTTTTGTGACTCTGTCCACTGCTCCCTCCCTGGCCTAAGCCACTGTGAGACCAAGTTGCAATCCCAAGAAACCacatttgttctttctgcttgtcAAGCTGACAAAGCCCTGACTCAGTGGCCAGCGGCAGCGCAACGGAAGGATGTCTTGAAGACGGCAGGCAGAGCAGAACACAGGCTCCCATGCCTCTTGCTTGAATCACTGCATTGTTAGGAAAGGTAAGTTCAATGATCCTGGCTGTGCCTTTTCCTGTACGTAAGATAGCACCTGACAGGACCGATGATTATGCCTCTATAATCTATATAACTAGGTGCATCCTCAAACCCAAACCTTGGTGAGATTTGCTCTAGTGTAGCTTCTGAAGACATTTgatataacttttttcttcttcttttttttttttttttttttttttttttttgatgggttttttttttttttccccgggGGGGGAGCTTTTGGCCGTATTCCGTGCCTAGCCAGCCTCGCCTCCCGGGATCCCGCGTCTATGTTTGTCCNNNNNNNNNNNNNNNNNNNNNNNNNNNNNNNNNNNNNNNNNNNNNNNNNNNNNNNNNNNNNNNNNNNNNNNNNNNNNNNNNNNNNNNNNgcaagctccgcctcccgggttcacgccattctcctgcctcagcctcccgagtagctgggactacaggcgcccgccaccgagcccggctagttttttgtattttttagtagagacggggtttcaccgtgtcagccaggatggtctcgatctcctgacctcgtgatccgcccgtctcggcctcccaaagtgctgggattacaggcttgagccaccgcgcccggccttttttttttttttaatgagaccaggtctcgctctatcatccaggctggagtgcagtggcaccatcacagctcacctcttgggctcaagtgatccttccacctcagcctcccaagtagctgggactacaggcaagagccaccatgctcggctaattttttttttttttttttttgtagagaagggcttttgccatgttgccgagtctggtcttgaactcctgagctcaagcaatccacctgcctcagcctccaaaagtgctggaattacagatgtgagccactgtgcctgaccataaCTTCTGAATATATGCAGAACCACCTGCCTCTGTATCTAAAGTGTGGGCTGAAATGCTGCTTTGGAGCAGTCTGACAGAGACTCTCTGAAACGTTCTCCCAGGGTGCAGTCCTCAGTAAGACTCAATAAAagtaactttaattttttcagcggctgattttctttttttttttttttaaatggagtttcactctgttgcccaggctggagtgcagtggcgtgaccttggctcactgcagccgccacTTCCCAGGTTGAAgggattctcccacatcagcctcccaagtagctgggattacaggtgcatgccaccatgccaggctaatttttgcattttttttttttttttaagtagagacagggtttcaccatgttggccaggttccTGACCttagctgatccacctgccttgggttcccaaagtgctgggattataggcatgagccactgtgcctggccaaaaggtggatttttttttttttttttttttttttggacggggtcttgctgtctctcaggctggagtgcagtggcgcgtcctcgactcactgcaacctctgcctcccaggttcgagtgagtcttatgcctcagcctccggagtagctgggactacaggcacccgccactgtgcctgactttttttttttttttttgtatttctaatagagatgaggcttcaccatgttgtccaggctcatcttgtactcccagttgatccacccacttcggcctcccgaagtgctggaattacaggcgtgagccactgggcctggtcaAAAGGCTGATTTCTTCTTTAGTTGATACCACCATCATTTGCCTGGGCTCTGCGATAGCCTCCACTCCGGGCTCTCCCACGTGGGTCCTGCCTCCCTCACCCCTGCAGATCATGACTGCTTCTACTGAACGCCTTTCACTCAGGTTGGGGGCTCAACTCCCCTGTGGCCTCCAGGACCCCTGCCCTTTATGGcagcctggctctgcctcctcttcctcctctagcCACCGGCCTTTGGGGGCTTTCTCCCAAATTCCTCTCCTTCCCAGACTGGGGCGTTTATTCCTCCCGAGCACTGGCTGAGGTCTCCTCCATGGGGTCACAGATCAAACCCTCCCTTCCTCAGAGGggccttccctttttcctttttttgtgctTTCTAGCTTTACTGCTTGCAGCTCTCTTGTTGGCCTATCTGTGACCATCTGAGCCCTGTCCCTCTTCCCGATGAGACTGTCATCTTGCCCCGTGAAGGCCGGGACTGAGGCCTGTTTTTGCTTATCTTCAGTTTTGCTGATTTGCCAGGCTCTGAGCAGCAGTTCCGCaaacatttgtggaatgaatgagtgaactgTACTCTAAACTCTTCCCAGAGAGACTGGCTGGGAATGCAGATCCTCTGCCTCTGGGGCAGCCTTCAGTCCTGCCCAGGAGCAGGGGGTTCTGCGGGCTGGGAGGAGATGTAGGGGCTGCGGGCTGGGAGATGAGGATGGTCCCTGACTGAGACCCTTGCCGTGTGATCTCTTCACCCCTAGTCATTCCCCCACTTCCCTTAGACTCTGAGTCTCAGGAAGGGACTCAATATGTCCTGCGCCTCCTTCATTCCCCAGGATTGCTTTGTTGAAGAATGACCATGCCCCGTCCCCCAGTGTCTATGGCAGTGCAGCAGAGACTTTTGTCACCTGGAGAGAGGTGGGCCCTCAGGCCAGCCCAGCCGTCTGCCTGCCCTTAGACTCCACTGCTGCCAGGAGCAATCCCACTGGCAAAAGAGAGGAAATCACCCAGTAGAAATGCTGTCCCTTACCCTCGAAAAAAAgagggaggctgggtgcggtgacgcacacctgtaatctcagcagtttaggagaccgaggcgggcggaccgcttgagcccaggggtttgagaccagcctggacagcatggcaaaaccccatctctacaaaaaatacaaaaattagctgggtgtggtggcgcctgcctatagtccccgctactcaggaggttgagggaggaggatcatctgagcctggggaggtggaggctgcagtgagccatgattgcaccactgcactccagcctgggcaacagagcaagaccttgtctaaaaaaaaaaaaagaaaaagaaaaactgggagATTGAGGGGCTAAAGCTGCCAACTCGTGTCCTGGCTCCCAGGTCCTCTCTGCTGCTTCTACCCATTCCCCTGGCTGTTTCTTTgggcaggggaggggatggggctgTGGTTGCTGTGCTCCCACTATGTCCTTGGACATGTGCTCCTTCCCTGCTAGGCTTTCATGCTGGATGGTGAACTGCTTGCAGGGTGAGACCAtgtttttgtctcattttattcAGTTTGTTGAGTTAGtcctggtgcctggcacacacctgtcCAATAGATTCGTGAATAATCGGCTAAGGGTAGAGGAggtatttgaacccaggcctcTCTGAGGCTTCCTCTGAAACAGCATCTGCCACCCTGAACCGTTGCTGTGCCCGGAGCAGAGGTCCACCATGATGTGCCTCCTGGCAGGAGTTACATCCTCACACCCACATCCCTTCTCCCCAGCATGATTCAACGTTTTCTCAGCCCCTACTCTGGCAGGCCTGGGGATAGCACCAGGGGTTCCAGGAATGAGGTTGGCCAGGGCTTTTGGAAGGCAGGAAACAGCCAGTCTTTCCTGTTCTCCCCTGCCCAGATGAGCCAGACGGCCAAGCTGCCTCTCTAGAGCAGAGGGGCTTGGCCAGGGGCCGGCTGGTGAGATGAGCTCAGAGGCACCCACCCTTCCCTGAGGGATGATGCACGTGGTTCTGGCTGGGAGATGTGGGCTCTGAGCCTGGATTTCATCTGAGGGAGGAACTGCCCACAAACATGTCCCAGGATGTTGGGGTGGGACAGAGAGGGGGAAAGGTGGGAGAGAGGGAACTGTCCCCTAGCAAATGCCTCCCAGGCAAGCCCACATCTCCTTGTCCTCCAAAGGAGGGTAGGAGGGTTAGGAACATCAAAACTGGAGTCAAAGCTATCCAGCCCCACTCTGACTACTTGTGCAAACTCTAAgccctggtttcctcatctgtaaaatgggaatagtaccCCACTTGTTGGAAGGATGACATGACAACGTGTGTAAAATGCTACAcggggccaagcgcagtggctcacgcctataatcccagcactttgggaggccaagatgggcagatcacctgaggtcaggagttcgagaccagcctggtcaacacgaggaaatcgtctctactaaaaatacaaaatttagccgggcgtggtggcacacgcctgtaatcccagctacttgggaggctgaggcaggagaattgcttgaacctaggaggcggaagttgcagtgagcagagatcacgccactgtactccagcctgggtgacacagcaagactccatctcaagaccagaaaaaaaaaaggtaaacggAATATCCAGGCACATGCTGGACACAGGAAACATTATTACTGTGAGATGAGtgccagaggcccagagaggggagttGGTCAATGGAGCCTGAAAAACCAGGGGGTTCCAGGGGCTTGTCAGGCTGAAAAACCAACCCTCCAGGGGGTTCCAGGGGCAGACACATGCAGGGGCTGCCAGCTGGGCACCCGGGGGTACGTGCATTTCCTCCTGGGCAGGTGGGAGGGTCTATGGTGCCAGGTACGAGATAGGCACGGCAGAGCCAGGAAAATATCGTCACTTTATTTGCTACACTGACAGCAGCGCTGAGGGGAGTTGGGGGCTGCCATTCCTACTCGGGATGGTCCGAGGTGGGGGACAGCAGTCAACGCTTCCCCACGGTGGGGGTGGCCTCGGGGGAGGAGTGTAGACAATCGCCAACCTCGGGGATGTGGGAGGTGGTGGCGGTGGTGTCACTGGAGAGGGGTCCAGTTGGTGGCTCAGAGGCAGGGAGTTCCAGTGTCTGGGGTGCCCGTAGGCCTGCACTACCTCAGGGGGCCGGCGGGCAGCAGCGGCCAGGGCTGCTCGGCCAGCTCTCGTTCCAGCTGCTTGAAACGCTTCTTGGAGGTCCGCTTGGGCCGGAGGCGGCGCAAGCAGGCGGGGAGGCACTGGTCTAGCACGCTCTGCAAAGGGCAGGGAGGGTGTCAGGGGCAGCCGGGGCTGAGCTGGGGTCAatccacccccacctcccttctctcccactGCTGAGACCCAGGgcgggccccacctccagcatgaAGGCCCCCACGAAGTTGAAGGTGACCAgacccagcagcagcagcttgaAGCAGGTGTCGGTGATGTTCCTCAGCGCCAGCGGCCCCTGCAGGAGGCCGGGGACCAGGACAAGGCCCACCAGGATGGAGCTCAGGAGCGCCAGGGCCACCAGGAAGGGCACTGGGAGCAGGAGAGTCTCTCAGGCAGGAGCCACGCCCCCGGGACCCACagacacacatgtgtgcacaccaGTCTCCACTCAGCCGGCATCTCTCCCATCTGCCTCCCCCAGCACCCCAgggctccttcctccctccctccgccAGCATCTCCCGCCCACGCCTGCAGTGGCACCATTGGTGTAGAGGGGCCGGCGGAAGGGCGCCCCCTTGGACACGGCTGCAGCCAGGATGAGGTACTGGAAGCTGGACAGAGAGAAGACCACAGTGTTCTCATAGTTGGGCAGGTTGTCTGGTGCGGGCACTGTCCTGTTCAGAGGCACGA
This window encodes:
- the MFAP2 gene encoding microfibrillar-associated protein 2 isoform X2 produces the protein MRAAYLFLLFLPGLLAQGQYDLDPLPPFPDHVQYTHYSDQIDSPDYYDYQEVTPRPSEEQFQFQSQQQVQQEVIPAPTPEPGNAEAEPTEPGPLDCREEQYPCTRLYSIHKPCKQCINEVCFYSLRRVYIVNKEICVRTVCAHEELLRADLCRDKFSKCGVMASSGLCQSVAASCARSCGGC
- the MFAP2 gene encoding microfibrillar-associated protein 2 isoform X1, whose protein sequence is MRAAYLFLLFLPAGLLAQGQYDLDPLPPFPDHVQYTHYSDQIDSPDYYDYQEVTPRPSEEQFQFQSQQQVQQEVIPAPTPEPGNAEAEPTEPGPLDCREEQYPCTRLYSIHKPCKQCINEVCFYSLRRVYIVNKEICVRTVCAHEELLRADLCRDKFSKCGVMASSGLCQSVAASCARSCGGC